In Rhodococcus pseudokoreensis, the DNA window GGATTGGGGTACCCGGTCCTCGAGGCGGCGCGGGCCGCGAAAGACGGTGCGAACCTCGAGGCGGTGTATCGGCGGGCGGTCGACGTCGCGAGCCGCGGGCGCTGCCTGATCGTCGTCGACCGGCTCGACCAGCTGCGCCGCGGAGGGCGGATCGGCACCGCCGCCGCACTGCTCGGCACCGCACTGGCGATGAAGCCGGTGCTGCATCTCGTGGACGGCAGACTGGTGCTGAAGGAGAAGACGCGGACCTCGACCAAGGCCATGGCCAGGATGGTCGACGCCGCGGTGGAGCAGGCCGGTCTGGACAGAACGGCCGTCGCTGTGCATCACATGCACGCCCGGCAGCGCGCCGAGGCGGTGGCGCAGCAACTGAAGGACCGGATCCCGCAGGTCAGCGATCTCGTCGTCACCGATTTCAGCTCGGTGATCGGTGCCCACGTCGGGGCAGGCGCCATCGGCATCGTGCTGTGCCCGGAACCCGCACTGCAGGACGAAAACCACGATTCATCCACAACTTCGCGCTGATCCACAGGCCGATTCGAATGTCGGGTCGGCGCGGCGATCCTGGGGGCGCGGCACTCTAACGTCGCGTCCATGGGCATCAGGGAAGAACGTTCGAGGGGCCGGACCCGGCTCGCGTTCCTGACGTCGGGGGAACGCGACGTGCTGCCGCCCGACACTCCGGCGGCGCCGGACTGGCTGGCCGAGCCGGATGAGGCCGGCCTCGACGGCGACGAGACGTGGTCCGCCGCCCGGCGCCGAGTCGGCTTCTCGCTGCCCGACCGGTGGCGGGACGCACGATTCGACCCCGGGCGGTACGGGGCGATCGTGCTGATCGTGGTGGGAATCGTCGTCGCCACGGCCACCGTGCTAGCGGTGCGCAGCGATCGGCCGGCGACGCAGGCCGTTCCGTCACTGCCCGCAGCGGGTGTTCATTCCCTGAATCCGGCGCCGGAACCGACAACTCTTGCCGCCGCGGCGCCTGCACCCGCACCGGCGGAGGAGATCGTCGTGAGCGTGGTGGGGCTCGTGACCTCGGCAGGCCTCGTCCGGCTGCCACCGGGCGCCCGGGTTGCGGACGCGCTTGCCGCCGCCGGGGGAGTGCGCGCCGGTGGTGACACCCTCGGATTAAATCTGGCGCAACGACTTTCGGACGGCGATCAGGTGCTCGTGGGCGCCGCGACCACCCAGGCGCCACCGAGTGCGGTGGGCGGCACCTCCACGGGATCGCCAGGAACCGCGGGTGCGGGGACCCCTGCGGCCGGTGGACTGGTGAACCTCAACACGGCGACGGAGACGGAACTCGACGCGCTTCCCGGTGTCGGACCCGTCACGGCGGCTGCGATCGTGGCGTGGCGCACGACGAACGGCAAGTTCACCGACATCGCCCAACTGGGGGAGGTGGACGGGATCGGGCCGGTGCGGCTGGAGAAGCTGCGCGCCCAGGTCACCCTCTGATGCCCGAGAGCGAGCCGCGGCTCCTCGACCTCCGGCTGCTCCCGTTCGCCGGGATCTGCTGGGCGGCAACGCTGATCGGCATCCTCGGAGGCTCCCGCGCGGCATGGATGCTCCTGGCGACCCTGTCCGGGACGGCCGTCCTTCTCGCCGCCGGCTGCGCGCTGCGGTCTCCGCGGCGATGGACGGCCGGAACGCTCGCGCTACTGCTGTTCGGATCGTGCTGCACTGCAGGGGTGGCCTGGCGGGTTCAGGCCGTGGAACAGCACCCGATGACCGAACTCGCCCGGAACGAGACGTGGGTGACGCTCGTCGTCACCCCGGTCGACGACCCCCGGGAGATCGCCGGCTTCGGACGGCACGTCCTCGTGAACGCGAACGTCGTCGAGATCCGCCGCGCCGGTGAGACGATCCACGCGGGCGGTGCGGTGGTCCTCCTCGCCCCGGCGGACGGATGGCTCGGGCTCCTGCCGGGGCAGGACGTGCTGCTGCGCGGGCAGCTGAGCCCACCGCGGCACCGGGACCTGAGTCTGGCGACGGTCCGGGTGTCCGGACCGCCGGCGGAGGTCGGTCCCGCGCCTGTGCACCAGCGGTGGGCCGGAGCCCTGCGCACCCGGTTCGCCGCGGCCGCCGCCGTCCTGCCCGCCGACGAGGCCGGACTGCTGCCGGGGCTGGTGGTGGGCGACACCTCGGCGCTGTCCCGGGAGGTGAAGGACGACTTCACCGCGACCGGACTGACACATCTCACGGCGGTGTCGGGGGCGAACGTCAGCATCCTGCTGGGTGCGGTGCTGCTCCTGGTCCGAGGGATGGGGCTGGGTCCGCGGGCAGGCGCGGTGCTGGCCGCCGCCGCACTGATTGCGTTCGTGGTGGTCGCGCGACCGTCACCCAGCGTGCTGCGTGCCGCCGCGATGGGCTCGGTCGCCCTGCTGGCGCTCGTCACGGGACGGCGGAAACAGGCGATGCCCGCGCTGGCGGCGGGCGTGATGGCCCTGTTGGTGTGGGCGCCGGAGCTGGCGGTGAACTTCGGTTTCGTTCTCTCCGCGACGGCCACCGCCGGGTTGATCGTGATCGCGCCCGTGTGGGTCGACGCG includes these proteins:
- a CDS encoding DegV family protein; protein product: MPVVVVTDSSASILPEHLEQYGIRVVPLHVLSGGRDYREGIDEVPEDLAGVTTSGASPSELSEAYAEALELSEGAGVLAVHISRQLSGTWEAGRQAAQEFDGRVRIVDSQSAGMGLGYPVLEAARAAKDGANLEAVYRRAVDVASRGRCLIVVDRLDQLRRGGRIGTAAALLGTALAMKPVLHLVDGRLVLKEKTRTSTKAMARMVDAAVEQAGLDRTAVAVHHMHARQRAEAVAQQLKDRIPQVSDLVVTDFSSVIGAHVGAGAIGIVLCPEPALQDENHDSSTTSR
- a CDS encoding ComEA family DNA-binding protein — protein: MGIREERSRGRTRLAFLTSGERDVLPPDTPAAPDWLAEPDEAGLDGDETWSAARRRVGFSLPDRWRDARFDPGRYGAIVLIVVGIVVATATVLAVRSDRPATQAVPSLPAAGVHSLNPAPEPTTLAAAAPAPAPAEEIVVSVVGLVTSAGLVRLPPGARVADALAAAGGVRAGGDTLGLNLAQRLSDGDQVLVGAATTQAPPSAVGGTSTGSPGTAGAGTPAAGGLVNLNTATETELDALPGVGPVTAAAIVAWRTTNGKFTDIAQLGEVDGIGPVRLEKLRAQVTL
- a CDS encoding ComEC/Rec2 family competence protein encodes the protein MPESEPRLLDLRLLPFAGICWAATLIGILGGSRAAWMLLATLSGTAVLLAAGCALRSPRRWTAGTLALLLFGSCCTAGVAWRVQAVEQHPMTELARNETWVTLVVTPVDDPREIAGFGRHVLVNANVVEIRRAGETIHAGGAVVLLAPADGWLGLLPGQDVLLRGQLSPPRHRDLSLATVRVSGPPAEVGPAPVHQRWAGALRTRFAAAAAVLPADEAGLLPGLVVGDTSALSREVKDDFTATGLTHLTAVSGANVSILLGAVLLLVRGMGLGPRAGAVLAAAALIAFVVVARPSPSVLRAAAMGSVALLALVTGRRKQAMPALAAGVMALLVWAPELAVNFGFVLSATATAGLIVIAPVWVDALVDRGWPRAVAEAVGVSVAAFAVTAPIVAAMAGTVSLVSICANILVAPVIGVITVTGAITALIAGISVPVAEVVVRLTQWPLWWLVTVAERGARIPGASVPVPSGPAGAVLVLGAVLAIGAALRSRGTRLVLVGIAIGVLVLWAPIWPPWLGRLV